A stretch of Paenibacillus sp. URB8-2 DNA encodes these proteins:
- a CDS encoding HpcH/HpaI aldolase/citrate lyase family protein produces the protein MRYFEHLTPDQEKMLFYSPPVCFDHTTDKALLAYAVGAALYMPATRPNAAEDIWKLRKGGLVTVIMDLEDAIGDGEVEQAEEMVVRHLSVLAELAEKSEEERCSIPLLFIRVRSPLQLRRLIFRLDSLILLVTGFVFPKFTAENGGDYFEALADYNRSRRVGAPPLYGMPILESASIIYRESRLDNLLSIRQLLYGYRDYVLNVRIGATDFSSAFGLRRSSDISIYELAPIRDCIADIINVFGRMEDGYVISGPVWEYFANKGHRVLRPQLRQSPFEEAFGRSGRKMRNRYISKALDGLIREVLLDKENGIVGKTVIHPSHLRPVQALYTVMHEEYVDAMGIVESSDGLRGVFKSEYTNKMNEIKPHLNWAKRILIRSQIYGVLHEEQHFVGLLPEHEYAHV, from the coding sequence TTGAGATATTTTGAACATTTGACACCGGATCAGGAAAAAATGCTTTTCTACTCACCGCCCGTTTGTTTTGATCACACTACCGATAAAGCCCTGCTGGCCTATGCCGTTGGCGCCGCTCTGTACATGCCGGCTACCCGCCCGAATGCGGCCGAGGATATATGGAAGCTGAGAAAGGGCGGTCTGGTCACCGTCATTATGGATTTGGAGGATGCGATTGGGGACGGAGAGGTGGAGCAGGCCGAAGAGATGGTCGTCCGGCATCTTTCTGTGTTGGCCGAGCTCGCGGAGAAGTCGGAAGAAGAGCGATGCAGCATTCCGCTGCTGTTCATCCGGGTGCGGAGTCCTCTCCAGCTGCGCCGGCTGATTTTCCGACTGGACTCCCTGATCCTGTTGGTGACCGGCTTTGTTTTTCCAAAGTTTACGGCGGAGAACGGCGGCGACTACTTCGAGGCACTTGCCGATTACAACCGGTCGCGCAGAGTCGGCGCTCCTCCACTGTACGGTATGCCTATTTTGGAGAGCGCTTCGATCATTTACCGGGAAAGCCGGCTGGACAACCTTCTGTCGATCCGGCAACTGCTCTACGGCTACCGGGATTACGTGCTGAATGTCAGAATCGGCGCAACTGATTTTTCCAGCGCATTCGGTCTTCGCCGCAGCTCCGACATCAGCATTTACGAGCTTGCGCCGATCCGCGACTGCATCGCCGATATTATCAATGTGTTTGGACGGATGGAGGACGGCTACGTGATTTCCGGGCCTGTCTGGGAATATTTTGCGAACAAGGGACACCGGGTGCTGCGCCCTCAGCTGAGGCAATCTCCCTTCGAGGAGGCATTCGGCCGGAGCGGCCGCAAAATGCGCAACCGCTATATCTCCAAGGCGCTGGACGGATTGATCCGGGAGGTGCTCCTCGACAAGGAGAACGGCATCGTCGGCAAAACGGTGATCCATCCCTCCCACCTGAGACCCGTGCAGGCACTGTACACGGTCATGCATGAAGAATATGTGGATGCAATGGGCATTGTGGAGAGCAGTGACGGGCTGCGGGGCGTATTCAAGAGCGAGTACACCAACAAAATGAATGAAATCAAGCCGCATCTGAACTGGGCGAAGCGGATACTGATACGATCTCAAATATACGGGGTGTTGCATGAAGAACAGCATTTTGTCGGACTACTGCCCGAACACGAATATGCACACGTTTAA
- a CDS encoding phosphoribosyltransferase family protein, whose product MKNSILSDYCPNTNMHTFNIVDQLSVKVTETANPFRLPVSTLFSMAARINKKRSFLFVSKVLGKHIPVNPYTPLLTGAALGLLLYREQLRAAGAESDCCTAGTAGAITEEAVAGIEEAAGTAAEQAELLLDRAVRGLMHPAYAEEAYRELIAARLVLPRPALFIGFAETATALGHSMYRLFDGGAAYIHTTREDIPDLQPFISFEEEHSHAVDHLCYALEPSLLSGSEPVILVDDEITTGNTVINIIRDIQSKFPRKEYVVASILDWRTGRNLQTYGELEKELDIRITSLCLLQGSIEVSGAPLLESAEGRAPAADVERVSSVRIYTADGMERLPVCSIDSLREINAAPYIRSSGRFGIRTQDNAELDRAAAGIARKLRAMRGGGASLVLGVGEFMYLPMRVAAEMGEDVFYQSTTRSPIHPGSAPDYGVRSAAAYPSAGDPGITNYIYNVAPGQYDDIFVLLEREVPASRIQPMLDVLDKLAGRRVHLIVLSGEGEEGAEE is encoded by the coding sequence ATGAAGAACAGCATTTTGTCGGACTACTGCCCGAACACGAATATGCACACGTTTAATATCGTCGACCAATTGTCTGTCAAGGTAACCGAAACCGCCAACCCGTTCCGCCTCCCTGTTTCTACGCTCTTCTCCATGGCCGCCCGAATCAACAAAAAGCGTTCGTTTCTGTTCGTCAGCAAGGTGCTGGGCAAGCACATTCCCGTGAACCCTTATACGCCGCTGCTGACCGGCGCGGCGCTCGGACTGCTGTTGTACCGCGAGCAGCTGCGGGCGGCCGGCGCGGAGTCCGATTGCTGCACGGCCGGAACGGCCGGGGCAATAACGGAAGAGGCGGTGGCCGGCATTGAAGAAGCGGCCGGTACGGCGGCGGAGCAGGCCGAGCTGCTGCTTGACCGGGCGGTGCGCGGACTGATGCATCCGGCCTATGCGGAAGAGGCTTACCGCGAACTCATCGCCGCCAGGCTGGTGCTGCCGAGGCCCGCGCTGTTTATCGGCTTTGCCGAGACGGCGACGGCGCTCGGCCACAGCATGTACCGGCTGTTTGACGGCGGGGCCGCTTATATTCATACGACGCGCGAGGATATCCCGGATTTGCAGCCTTTCATCAGCTTCGAGGAGGAGCATTCGCATGCCGTCGACCATCTCTGTTACGCGCTGGAACCGTCTTTATTGTCCGGCAGCGAGCCGGTCATTCTCGTCGATGATGAAATTACGACCGGCAATACCGTCATCAATATCATCCGCGATATCCAGTCCAAGTTTCCAAGGAAGGAATATGTGGTTGCTTCAATACTTGACTGGAGAACCGGCCGGAATCTTCAGACTTACGGGGAACTGGAGAAGGAACTGGACATTAGAATCACATCCTTGTGCCTGCTTCAGGGAAGCATCGAAGTAAGCGGCGCGCCGCTGCTTGAATCGGCGGAAGGCCGGGCTCCGGCAGCCGATGTGGAACGGGTGTCCTCTGTCAGAATCTATACGGCTGACGGGATGGAGCGGCTTCCCGTCTGTTCGATTGATTCGCTGCGTGAAATCAATGCCGCGCCGTATATCCGCAGCTCCGGCCGATTCGGCATCCGGACGCAAGACAATGCGGAGCTTGACCGAGCCGCCGCGGGTATTGCTCGGAAGCTGCGGGCGATGCGCGGAGGAGGCGCGTCACTGGTTCTGGGCGTGGGCGAATTTATGTATCTGCCGATGCGGGTGGCCGCCGAAATGGGCGAAGATGTCTTCTACCAGTCGACGACCCGCAGTCCGATTCATCCGGGTTCCGCCCCGGATTACGGCGTGCGCAGCGCAGCGGCCTATCCTTCTGCAGGCGATCCGGGCATTACGAATTATATTTACAATGTTGCTCCCGGGCAGTACGACGACATTTTTGTACTGCTGGAACGGGAGGTGCCCGCCTCGCGCATACAGCCGATGCTGGATGTACTGGACAAGCTCGCCGGGCGCAGGGTTCATTTGATTGTGCTGTCCGGCGAAGGAGAGGAGGGGGCGGAGGAATGA
- a CDS encoding cysteine protease StiP family protein yields the protein MRELGMQRWMDKKIAPPVPLGSYAQEDVTFLLKDLGGVALEQGTEERETAIQSGVHYSEMLPAEYRPTDRYVDLFRDTLCRSAGKVAQSVAAVSELIWARKGHEAVLVSLARAGTPVGVLIKRYIREMYGADLPHYSISIIRGKGIDDNAVLYILQRHGADAKLQFIDGWTGKGAIRQVLIEACESFGVKYGVRLDDDLAVLADPGRCTATFGTREDYLIPSACLNSTVSGLMSRTVLRDDLIGPEDFHGAKFYREWLDEDVSNLFVDTVSSCFASAAEAGRRSAAEMLASPPPVTWQGLRDIRSIQETYGIDDINLVKPGVGETTRVLLRRMPWKILVDRVDNPNLSHIMLLAEDRGVPVEIFPGLSYSCCGIIKLLKGESE from the coding sequence ATGAGGGAACTCGGGATGCAGCGATGGATGGACAAAAAAATAGCTCCGCCCGTCCCCCTGGGCAGTTATGCGCAGGAGGACGTCACTTTCCTGCTGAAGGACCTCGGCGGCGTTGCTCTGGAACAGGGGACGGAGGAGCGGGAAACCGCCATTCAATCCGGCGTCCACTATTCGGAGATGCTTCCGGCCGAGTACCGGCCGACAGACCGGTACGTCGATCTGTTCCGGGATACGCTGTGCCGGTCAGCGGGCAAGGTGGCACAATCTGTCGCCGCCGTATCCGAGCTGATCTGGGCGCGCAAAGGCCATGAAGCTGTGCTGGTCTCGCTCGCCCGCGCGGGCACGCCGGTCGGCGTGCTGATCAAGAGGTATATCAGGGAGATGTACGGAGCGGATCTCCCGCACTACAGCATTTCCATCATCCGGGGCAAAGGGATTGATGACAATGCGGTGCTGTATATACTCCAGCGCCACGGAGCGGACGCAAAGCTCCAGTTCATCGACGGCTGGACGGGAAAAGGTGCGATCCGGCAGGTGCTGATCGAAGCGTGCGAGAGCTTCGGCGTGAAGTACGGCGTCCGGTTGGACGACGATCTGGCGGTACTGGCCGATCCCGGCCGCTGCACGGCGACATTCGGCACAAGGGAGGATTATCTGATCCCGAGCGCCTGCCTGAATTCCACCGTTTCCGGACTGATGAGCCGGACCGTGCTGCGGGATGATCTGATCGGCCCGGAAGACTTTCACGGCGCCAAATTTTACAGGGAATGGCTGGATGAAGATGTATCCAATTTGTTCGTCGATACGGTCAGCTCCTGTTTCGCCTCCGCCGCAGAAGCAGGCCGCAGGTCCGCTGCGGAGATGCTGGCTTCGCCGCCGCCAGTGACCTGGCAGGGGCTGCGGGATATCCGCAGCATCCAGGAAACATACGGCATAGACGACATTAATCTGGTCAAGCCGGGAGTAGGCGAGACGACCCGGGTGCTGCTGCGCCGAATGCCGTGGAAAATTCTCGTGGACAGGGTAGATAATCCTAACCTGAGTCACATAATGCTGCTCGCGGAGGACCGCGGCGTTCCGGTGGAGATTTTCCCGGGTCTGTCCTATTCCTGCTGCGGCATCATCAAGCTGCTGAAGGGGGAGAGCGAATGA
- a CDS encoding hydrolase produces the protein MIYASDLDRTLIYSPAALGVPEDTPGLVPAEIRDGRVVSYISRTALKELTALSPDIVFMPVTTRTVAQYRRIDLFRETVIPDYAVTSNGGNILVNGAVDEEWRKRIGEKVLAESAPEGDVRSLVLAALREEWIISERWCDGLFYTYVVHRDLIPIEVALELSEKLYGLGWRVSLQGRKLYAVPAAVNKSDAIAHVRRTVRSEPMAASGDSLLDRCLLDSADYAIVPPHGEIYAQRENGPEMPYRFTDSSGVFAADEILRYVREIYHRLSATGVEAQ, from the coding sequence ATGATTTACGCAAGCGATCTGGACCGTACGCTAATCTACTCGCCGGCGGCGCTTGGCGTTCCGGAAGATACGCCCGGGCTCGTTCCGGCGGAGATCCGGGACGGCCGGGTCGTGTCCTATATTTCAAGGACGGCTCTTAAGGAGCTTACGGCGCTGTCGCCTGACATCGTCTTTATGCCCGTAACGACACGGACCGTGGCTCAGTACCGGAGGATTGATTTGTTCCGGGAGACTGTGATTCCGGACTACGCAGTCACCAGCAACGGCGGCAATATTCTGGTGAACGGAGCCGTCGATGAGGAATGGAGAAAGAGAATCGGTGAAAAGGTCTTGGCGGAATCCGCTCCCGAAGGCGATGTAAGATCGCTTGTGCTGGCAGCGCTTCGGGAAGAGTGGATCATCAGCGAGCGCTGGTGCGACGGACTGTTCTACACTTATGTCGTACATCGTGATTTGATACCGATTGAGGTGGCGTTGGAGCTGTCGGAGAAGCTGTACGGACTCGGCTGGAGGGTTTCCCTGCAGGGCCGGAAGCTGTATGCCGTTCCGGCCGCCGTCAACAAGAGCGACGCTATCGCCCATGTCCGCCGAACGGTCCGAAGCGAGCCGATGGCGGCGTCGGGCGATTCGCTGCTGGACCGGTGCCTGCTGGACAGCGCCGACTATGCCATCGTTCCGCCGCACGGAGAAATCTACGCGCAGCGGGAGAACGGACCGGAGATGCCGTACCGGTTCACGGATTCGTCCGGCGTGTTCGCCGCCGATGAGATTTTGCGGTATGTAAGGGAAATATATCACCGATTATCGGCAACGGGAGTGGAGGCGCAGTGA
- a CDS encoding ATP-grasp domain-containing protein, producing the protein MKSVNVYFNRWFSVAYHYMNLIRGNEDGMPFRIFATHPDIHHMSLQGADVAEKEPALTGLPYVEFCVDFCRRHAIDIFIPRLHMLDISRHAHLFDEIGTKVLVCRDAELLESVMIKDSFYENVRAKGIMAIPDYHVVRSAEDFEAAYRDFAAKGHRVCFKPTESEGGLGFRIIDNNRSPLQELLGYVTQLISFEEARRILAEARTFPDLMVMELLEGYEYSIDCLADGEGRLLAAVPRRKAGGRLRLLERHAGFMELAAKVAETYRLPYNFNIQMKYNGETPKLLEINPRMSGGLHISCLSGINFPYLAVKSALGGEVPRMELQRDILAAHIEQPVIVTEKENSAPPDVVN; encoded by the coding sequence GTGAAGAGTGTAAATGTTTATTTCAACCGCTGGTTTTCGGTTGCCTACCACTATATGAACCTGATCCGCGGCAATGAGGACGGTATGCCTTTCCGAATTTTCGCGACTCATCCCGACATCCACCATATGTCACTGCAAGGGGCTGACGTGGCGGAGAAGGAGCCTGCGCTTACGGGCTTGCCGTATGTAGAGTTTTGCGTTGATTTCTGCCGCCGCCATGCCATCGATATCTTTATTCCCCGGCTTCATATGCTCGATATTTCACGTCATGCCCATCTGTTCGATGAGATCGGGACGAAAGTACTGGTGTGCCGGGATGCGGAGCTGCTGGAAAGCGTGATGATCAAGGACAGCTTTTATGAAAATGTGAGGGCCAAAGGCATTATGGCCATTCCCGACTATCATGTCGTCCGCAGCGCGGAAGACTTCGAGGCGGCTTACCGGGACTTTGCGGCAAAAGGGCATCGCGTCTGCTTCAAGCCGACCGAATCCGAAGGCGGGCTCGGCTTCCGCATCATTGACAACAACCGCAGTCCGCTGCAGGAGCTGCTGGGCTACGTGACGCAGCTAATTTCGTTTGAGGAAGCGCGGCGCATTCTGGCGGAGGCCCGGACTTTCCCGGATCTGATGGTCATGGAGCTGCTGGAAGGCTATGAGTACAGCATCGACTGCCTGGCCGACGGGGAAGGAAGGCTGCTCGCCGCCGTTCCGCGCCGCAAGGCGGGCGGACGTCTGCGGCTGCTTGAGCGCCATGCCGGATTTATGGAGCTCGCGGCCAAGGTGGCTGAAACGTACAGGCTCCCTTACAATTTTAATATCCAGATGAAATACAACGGGGAGACGCCGAAGCTTCTGGAGATTAATCCCCGGATGTCGGGAGGGCTGCATATCTCCTGTCTGTCCGGCATCAACTTTCCTTACCTGGCTGTCAAAAGCGCGCTCGGCGGCGAGGTGCCGCGGATGGAGCTTCAGCGCGACATTCTGGCGGCGCATATCGAACAGCCGGTCATCGTGACGGAAAAAGAGAATTCCGCCCCGCCGGATGTCGTTAATTGA
- a CDS encoding toxic anion resistance protein, whose protein sequence is MSTPIIPLKKEDEDKVVQEASQLIEKVAKTDTVALDTLMDDIGKLGVKTQEKAGQTLKLLDRPVNELMSGKRSEVSNMILKLRGECEELQQSKNVSFFGKMLRKSPLKNYVYKYQSVRTNIDGIITGLRDGRDTLEESIVNMRQLKRTSMEEIYNLQTKIAFGNRLKELFESEIAKPENEYRKTYLERGLRKVVTRIQSMTEMIMLYNQAIAATDIINDNNDKLIDSVNNAIDKTSNLITVSAMIAMSLADQENVISAVEATNKTIEDQFKENARLLRTTTEKTSELLAKPSMSMEAVNQAIGDLMSALDTSEQSNRRIIESCQDYTNKMTAINTQLGNRLGQNEAGRSQALKQAAADDGLSSFLN, encoded by the coding sequence ATGTCTACGCCGATTATTCCACTGAAAAAAGAAGATGAAGACAAGGTTGTTCAGGAAGCCTCACAGCTGATCGAGAAGGTTGCCAAGACCGATACCGTGGCGCTGGACACCCTGATGGACGATATCGGCAAGCTTGGGGTGAAGACGCAGGAGAAGGCGGGACAGACGCTGAAGCTGCTGGACCGCCCGGTGAACGAACTGATGAGTGGCAAGCGCAGCGAAGTGTCGAACATGATTTTGAAACTGCGGGGCGAATGCGAAGAGCTTCAGCAGAGTAAAAATGTAAGCTTTTTCGGCAAAATGCTGCGCAAGAGCCCGCTCAAAAACTATGTCTACAAATACCAGTCCGTCCGCACGAATATCGATGGAATCATTACGGGCCTTCGGGACGGCAGAGACACGCTGGAAGAGAGCATTGTCAACATGCGCCAGCTCAAGCGCACCTCCATGGAGGAGATCTATAACCTGCAGACCAAAATCGCCTTCGGCAACAGGCTGAAAGAGCTGTTCGAATCGGAAATCGCCAAGCCGGAGAACGAGTACCGCAAGACTTATCTGGAACGCGGCCTTCGCAAGGTGGTTACCCGCATCCAGTCGATGACCGAGATGATTATGCTGTACAATCAAGCGATTGCCGCGACGGATATCATCAACGACAACAACGACAAGCTGATCGACTCCGTGAACAACGCGATCGACAAAACGTCCAACCTGATTACCGTGTCCGCGATGATTGCGATGTCCCTGGCCGATCAGGAAAATGTCATCTCCGCCGTGGAGGCGACGAACAAGACGATTGAAGACCAGTTCAAGGAAAATGCGCGCCTGCTGCGCACAACGACGGAGAAGACGAGCGAGCTGCTGGCCAAGCCGTCCATGTCCATGGAGGCCGTCAACCAGGCGATCGGCGATCTGATGTCCGCCCTCGATACGTCGGAGCAGTCCAACCGCCGGATCATCGAGAGCTGTCAGGATTATACGAACAAAATGACAGCGATCAATACGCAGCTTGGCAACCGCTTGGGCCAGAATGAAGCGGGCCGCTCCCAGGCGCTGAAACAGGCCGCGGCGGATGACGGGCTGAGCAGCTTTTTAAACTAA
- a CDS encoding formate/nitrite transporter family protein: protein MENEALLKVEQLALKKQKVYHNSIFRYIARAMLASMFIGFGVIVAFKTGNFFYMEHSPMTYPMAAITFGAAIILISYGGGDLFTGDTFYYTYAALRKKMQWTDVARMWVWSYIGNILGATAFALLIYLTGLFYDANVNGFLLNVVEHKMAAPAAQLFWRAILCNWLVCLAFFVPMSLKADGAKLFCMVLFVFCFFISGYEHSIANMCTFAIALVLNHPGTISWGGVVHNLVPVTFGNLIGGGVLMGVMYYYVNKPFLDQDSH, encoded by the coding sequence ATGGAAAACGAAGCACTGTTGAAAGTCGAGCAATTGGCGCTGAAGAAGCAAAAAGTGTACCACAACAGTATATTCCGCTACATTGCCCGCGCCATGCTGGCCAGTATGTTTATCGGATTCGGCGTTATCGTAGCCTTCAAAACCGGCAACTTTTTTTACATGGAGCATTCTCCGATGACCTATCCTATGGCCGCTATTACTTTCGGAGCAGCCATCATCCTCATTTCCTACGGAGGGGGCGACCTGTTTACGGGAGATACGTTCTATTACACCTATGCGGCGCTGCGCAAGAAAATGCAGTGGACGGATGTCGCGCGGATGTGGGTGTGGAGCTATATCGGCAACATTTTGGGCGCAACGGCATTCGCCCTGCTCATTTATTTGACGGGTTTATTCTATGATGCGAATGTAAACGGCTTTTTGCTAAATGTCGTTGAGCATAAAATGGCAGCGCCTGCAGCGCAGTTATTCTGGCGGGCGATTCTTTGTAACTGGCTCGTCTGTCTGGCTTTCTTTGTGCCGATGTCGCTCAAAGCCGACGGCGCCAAGCTCTTTTGTATGGTGCTGTTCGTATTCTGTTTCTTCATTTCCGGCTATGAACATAGCATTGCCAATATGTGCACCTTCGCGATTGCGCTTGTGCTGAACCACCCAGGAACGATCTCATGGGGCGGTGTTGTGCATAACTTGGTTCCGGTCACCTTCGGCAATTTGATCGGCGGCGGGGTGCTGATGGGCGTCATGTACTACTATGTGAACAAGCCTTTCCTGGATCAGGACAGCCATTAA
- a CDS encoding rhodanese-like domain-containing protein, which translates to MKIQPKSQVLSVPPASPAEAAAYFAAKGRFETDVADIAYDLREGLPNFILVDVRDARSYEEAHLPGAVSLPSGYLGRSGAPELPRDRSLVVYCWGPACNGATKAAARLAAQGYPVKEMLGGIEYWRREGGPLEGTLREEAPLYWQMPPMPLQDGE; encoded by the coding sequence ATGAAGATCCAGCCGAAATCACAGGTGTTGTCCGTTCCGCCCGCTTCCCCGGCCGAAGCCGCAGCCTATTTCGCCGCAAAGGGAAGGTTCGAAACCGATGTGGCCGACATCGCCTATGATCTGCGCGAAGGGTTGCCGAACTTTATTCTGGTTGATGTCCGCGATGCCCGTTCCTATGAAGAGGCGCATCTGCCCGGCGCCGTCTCTCTGCCCTCCGGATATCTTGGCCGCAGCGGTGCTCCGGAGCTGCCGCGGGACCGGTCGCTGGTTGTGTACTGCTGGGGTCCAGCCTGCAACGGAGCGACCAAAGCCGCTGCCCGGCTGGCCGCACAGGGCTACCCGGTCAAAGAAATGCTCGGCGGCATCGAATATTGGCGGCGGGAAGGCGGACCGCTGGAAGGGACTCTTCGCGAGGAAGCGCCGCTCTACTGGCAAATGCCGCCGATGCCGCTGCAAGACGGCGAGTGA
- a CDS encoding LysR family transcriptional regulator, whose product MELTYLRTFCEVVLSGSYTRAAEQLGYAQSSVTAQIAKLEEMYGAKLLERSGKGMTPTFAGKTLLRYARQMLALSEEAKEVISEGQAGELTIGSIETLAAYFLPHRLHRYRKQHPDIRLRVLPGSESDIIAGVRNKSADFGLIFDKPYASDDLQVLSLQQEELFVIVYPGHPLAERESIEMSMLAAEPLVLTEDTCTYRNHLLQEMRGLGIAPRVELEFGNLEGIKQAVKHEWGIAFLPGYTVLDELGRGELKAIPVSEDGGKGFCIQLIYRKDRWLAASFKRFIETMQGDR is encoded by the coding sequence ATGGAACTTACTTATCTGCGTACGTTTTGCGAGGTCGTCCTAAGCGGCAGCTATACCAGAGCGGCGGAACAACTTGGGTATGCGCAATCCAGCGTAACGGCTCAGATCGCGAAGCTGGAGGAGATGTACGGGGCGAAGCTGCTGGAGCGTTCGGGCAAGGGGATGACGCCGACTTTTGCCGGAAAAACGCTGCTCCGTTACGCCCGCCAAATGCTGGCGCTGAGCGAGGAGGCGAAGGAGGTCATCTCCGAAGGACAGGCGGGGGAGCTGACGATCGGTTCCATCGAGACGCTTGCTGCCTATTTTTTGCCGCACCGGCTGCATCGTTACCGTAAGCAGCACCCGGATATCCGGCTGCGCGTCCTGCCTGGCTCCGAAAGTGACATTATCGCCGGTGTGCGGAACAAATCCGCCGATTTCGGCCTGATTTTTGATAAGCCCTACGCATCGGATGACCTTCAGGTCCTGTCCTTGCAGCAGGAAGAATTGTTCGTAATCGTCTACCCCGGGCACCCGCTGGCGGAACGCGAATCGATAGAGATGTCCATGCTTGCCGCCGAGCCGCTCGTTCTGACCGAAGATACGTGCACATACCGGAATCATCTGCTGCAGGAAATGAGAGGTTTGGGGATTGCGCCGAGAGTGGAGCTGGAATTCGGGAATCTGGAGGGTATCAAGCAGGCTGTTAAGCATGAGTGGGGGATCGCTTTTCTGCCGGGCTATACGGTCTTGGATGAATTGGGCCGGGGAGAGCTTAAGGCGATTCCAGTGTCTGAGGACGGCGGCAAAGGCTTCTGCATTCAGCTGATCTACCGCAAAGACCGCTGGTTAGCCGCTTCATTTAAGAGGTTTATCGAAACGATGCAGGGAGACCGATGA